The proteins below are encoded in one region of Reichenbachiella sp. 5M10:
- the era gene encoding GTPase Era, protein MEETNFKSGFVSIIGKPNAGKSTLMNALVGDNLSIITSKAQTTRHRIMGVLTGDNFQIVYSDTPGLLKPQYSLQKSMMSFVSSSLEDADLVLYVVDLMEKQDEEEEVLERVIASGTRVIFVINKTDLNKGSRLKDKIDYWELIHPDIEILTVSALNKTNVDVLFARILELLPLHPPYFPADTLTDKPERFFASEIVREQIFKIYKQEVPYSSEVEVTSFVEEEDIIRLRAEIIVERKSQKGIIIGKGGEAIKKVGIESRLQLEQFFGKKVFIETFVKVEADWRRKERSLKRFGYKG, encoded by the coding sequence ATGGAGGAAACAAATTTCAAATCTGGCTTTGTAAGCATCATAGGCAAACCAAACGCTGGAAAATCAACATTAATGAATGCATTGGTAGGTGATAATTTATCCATTATCACATCCAAAGCACAAACCACTCGACATAGAATCATGGGGGTTCTTACTGGAGACAATTTTCAAATCGTGTACTCGGACACGCCAGGACTACTCAAACCACAGTACTCTCTACAAAAATCTATGATGAGCTTTGTATCCTCGTCTCTTGAAGACGCGGATTTGGTCCTCTATGTCGTAGATCTTATGGAAAAACAGGACGAGGAGGAAGAGGTTCTCGAACGAGTGATTGCCAGTGGTACCCGGGTTATTTTCGTAATCAACAAGACCGACCTCAACAAAGGCTCACGCCTCAAGGACAAAATCGACTACTGGGAACTCATTCATCCCGACATTGAGATATTGACGGTATCCGCACTGAACAAAACTAACGTTGATGTTCTCTTTGCCCGAATCTTAGAATTGCTACCTTTACACCCTCCTTATTTTCCCGCTGACACACTTACAGATAAACCAGAACGCTTTTTTGCGTCGGAGATCGTACGCGAACAGATTTTCAAAATCTACAAGCAAGAGGTCCCCTACAGTTCGGAAGTAGAAGTCACTTCATTCGTAGAAGAAGAAGACATCATCCGGTTGCGCGCAGAAATTATCGTCGAACGAAAATCTCAAAAAGGTATCATCATCGGCAAAGGTGGTGAAGCCATCAAAAAAGTAGGTATAGAATCTAGACTACAATTGGAGCAGTTTTTCGGTAAGAAGGTTTTCATAGAAACCTTCGTAAAGGTCGAAGCGGATTGGAGAAGAAAGGAAAGAAGCCTCAAAAGGTTTGGGTACAAGGGATAA
- a CDS encoding transposase encodes MQWPQREHASDWILFPENMGTHLSIDETALSQGELYTIVTNKAAKGRKGSLVALVKGTDSEQVNAVLKQVDSTLRRKVQEVTLDMAASMEKIVRRSFPKAQLVTDRFHVQKLAYDAVQEMRIAYRWEAIDQENKEIELSREAGKSYVAHRLENGDTEKQLLARSRYLLFKSEHNWTVSQVHRAEILFKHYPSLEKAYKLSRELAYIYQSSKVKGVAFTRLAQWYDKVEKAGFKSFNTVARTIQNHYQSILNFFDHRSTNASAESFNAKIKAFRSQFRGVQNVEFFLYRLSKIYA; translated from the coding sequence ATGCAATGGCCTCAACGGGAGCACGCCTCTGATTGGATATTGTTCCCCGAAAACATGGGCACTCATTTAAGTATTGATGAGACTGCTCTCTCACAAGGAGAGCTTTATACAATTGTGACCAATAAAGCAGCAAAAGGAAGGAAAGGTAGCTTAGTTGCTTTGGTCAAAGGAACTGATAGTGAGCAAGTAAACGCGGTATTGAAGCAAGTTGACAGTACTTTAAGGCGCAAAGTCCAAGAAGTCACACTGGATATGGCTGCTAGCATGGAAAAAATAGTTAGACGCAGCTTTCCAAAAGCCCAGTTAGTAACAGACCGCTTTCATGTTCAAAAATTGGCTTATGATGCGGTACAAGAAATGCGCATTGCTTACAGATGGGAAGCCATCGATCAGGAAAATAAAGAAATTGAATTGAGTCGTGAAGCAGGTAAGTCTTATGTTGCCCATCGACTCGAAAATGGCGATACAGAGAAGCAACTTTTGGCTAGAAGCAGGTACTTGCTTTTCAAAAGCGAACACAACTGGACTGTCTCACAAGTCCACCGTGCAGAGATACTCTTCAAACACTATCCTTCACTGGAAAAAGCCTACAAACTCTCAAGAGAACTCGCTTACATTTATCAAAGTAGCAAGGTCAAAGGAGTTGCATTTACTCGTTTGGCTCAATGGTATGACAAGGTAGAAAAGGCAGGCTTCAAGTCCTTCAACACAGTGGCCAGAACAATACAAAACCACTATCAGAGTATTCTCAATTTCTTTGATCATCGAAGTACCAATGCGTCAGCAGAATCTTTCAATGCCAAGATCAAGGCCTTTAGATCTCAATTCAGAGGTGTTCAAAACGTAGAATTTTTCCTCTACAGACTATCTAAAATTTATGCGTGA
- a CDS encoding sigma-54 dependent transcriptional regulator: MSKKSWRVFVVEDDEWYRKLLVHTLSLNPDYEVTTYQDGASLLADLHKKPDLVTLDFRLPDYSGDHLFDKIKAFDASIEIVIISEQQDVETAVSLLKKGAYDYLTKSEDIRDRLIHVLNKLGQNKELVERVETLQEEVERKYDFQASIVGQSAGIKKVFRMIEKAVTTNLTVMITGETGTGKEVVAKAIHYNSPLKSKTFVPVNMSAIPRELIESELFGHEKGAFTGATSQRIGKFEQAHGGTLFLDEIGEMEISLQAKLLRALQEKEITRVGGTTVVKVDCRVIVATHRNLLDEMKKGNFREDLYYRLFGMPVELPPLRERDKDILLLAKHFAEAFALDSDLPSKAFSKDALQKLMNYSYPGNIRELKAIVELAMVMADGTEIGADDITFAQKDVVTEVLSEELTMKEYQLKIIKLYLKRYDDNIKTVADKLDIGQSTIYRLLKEESFSQ, from the coding sequence ATGAGCAAGAAATCGTGGAGGGTGTTTGTAGTAGAGGATGACGAATGGTATAGAAAGCTGTTGGTACATACTCTGAGTCTCAATCCAGATTATGAAGTGACGACTTATCAAGATGGCGCTTCGTTACTTGCAGACCTCCATAAAAAACCGGATTTGGTGACGCTTGATTTTCGCTTGCCTGACTATTCGGGTGACCACCTTTTTGATAAAATCAAGGCCTTTGATGCCAGCATAGAGATTGTGATCATCTCAGAGCAGCAAGATGTAGAAACAGCCGTCAGTTTACTCAAAAAGGGCGCATACGACTATCTGACCAAAAGTGAGGACATTCGAGATCGCTTGATTCATGTACTCAACAAGCTTGGGCAAAACAAAGAGCTCGTCGAACGTGTCGAAACCCTGCAAGAAGAGGTCGAAAGAAAGTATGATTTTCAAGCCAGTATTGTCGGGCAGAGTGCAGGCATCAAGAAGGTGTTTCGGATGATTGAAAAGGCCGTGACCACCAACCTCACTGTGATGATCACGGGGGAGACTGGGACAGGCAAAGAGGTGGTCGCCAAGGCTATACACTACAACAGTCCGCTCAAAAGCAAAACGTTCGTCCCAGTCAATATGAGTGCCATTCCTCGTGAGTTGATCGAGAGCGAGTTGTTTGGACACGAGAAGGGAGCTTTCACTGGAGCGACTAGCCAGCGAATCGGCAAGTTCGAACAGGCGCACGGAGGCACGCTGTTTTTGGATGAAATTGGAGAAATGGAGATTTCGCTTCAAGCGAAACTATTGCGTGCTCTGCAGGAAAAGGAAATCACGCGCGTTGGGGGTACCACTGTAGTGAAGGTGGATTGTCGGGTGATTGTTGCTACTCACCGCAACTTACTCGACGAAATGAAAAAAGGGAATTTTAGAGAAGATCTCTACTATAGGTTGTTTGGCATGCCTGTCGAACTACCACCATTGCGTGAGCGAGACAAAGATATTTTGCTGTTGGCGAAACATTTTGCAGAGGCATTTGCTCTGGACAGTGATTTGCCCAGCAAGGCTTTCTCTAAAGATGCTTTGCAGAAACTGATGAACTACAGTTATCCTGGCAACATCAGAGAGCTCAAAGCTATCGTAGAGCTGGCGATGGTGATGGCCGACGGGACAGAGATCGGAGCAGACGATATTACCTTTGCCCAAAAGGATGTCGTGACAGAAGTCCTCTCCGAGGAGCTCACAATGAAGGAGTACCAACTCAAAATCATCAAACTCTATCTCAAGCGCTACGATGACAACATCAAAACTGTAGCAGACAAATTGGATATTGGTCAATCGACGATATACCGCTTACTCAAGGAGGAGTCTTTCTCTCAATGA
- a CDS encoding 1-acyl-sn-glycerol-3-phosphate acyltransferase, with product MADFKETWFWKMILRIYGGYCLLLFVSTFALLFPLFVIADKCNRPKFGLILNHYWAHIFFFLIGVRMEITQKEKLDKSASYILCPNHFSYLDVAILPFVPIPFKFVGKISISKVPLFGYMFKKFHITVDRSKMRQRYASYQQSIDALTHGFSLAVFPEGGIKSVSPPTMHAFKEGAFRMAVETGVSIVPVTLADNWHIFPTDGKYFFRRRKCRVIIHEPIDPRKYTLDNLKDFQNDVYNLIQNELNTLHPLAQNLEPQPAH from the coding sequence ATGGCAGATTTTAAAGAGACATGGTTTTGGAAAATGATATTGAGGATATACGGAGGATACTGTTTACTTCTCTTTGTCTCTACGTTTGCATTGCTTTTTCCATTGTTCGTCATTGCTGACAAATGCAATCGGCCCAAATTCGGTCTCATCTTGAATCATTATTGGGCTCACATCTTCTTCTTTTTGATTGGCGTCCGAATGGAAATCACACAAAAAGAAAAGTTAGATAAATCCGCTAGTTACATTCTCTGCCCCAACCATTTCTCCTATTTGGACGTGGCAATTCTCCCCTTCGTACCCATCCCATTCAAATTTGTAGGTAAAATATCAATCTCCAAAGTCCCTCTATTTGGGTACATGTTCAAGAAGTTTCACATCACTGTCGATCGCTCCAAAATGCGTCAGCGTTATGCTTCGTACCAGCAGAGCATCGATGCGCTCACGCACGGATTTTCATTGGCCGTTTTTCCCGAAGGAGGAATCAAAAGTGTCTCTCCTCCTACGATGCACGCATTCAAAGAAGGCGCGTTTCGCATGGCCGTAGAGACAGGAGTCAGTATAGTACCGGTCACTTTAGCCGACAACTGGCACATATTTCCCACCGATGGAAAATACTTTTTCAGAAGACGCAAATGCAGGGTTATCATTCATGAACCGATCGACCCACGCAAATACACACTGGATAATCTCAAGGACTTTCAAAATGACGTCTACAACTTGATCCAAAACGAATTGAATACACTCCATCCATTGGCACAAAATTTAGAGCCTCAGCCAGCACATTGA
- a CDS encoding hybrid sensor histidine kinase/response regulator, translating to MKRSLFPYFLSTSLLLLTLGASVIGYFAYRNLNHIVSTLEDEVKPNLDLIILGQVSIELGRMEDAIEGYVFNQDTAYMSDFKERTQRAIAHLDELRERNTDPSFGQSIDSLENLILNKVTVLNQAAHLDILSVEETLSAIPRLEGVQGQQSKPNTIPDTSKQKKIGFLQKLLGKKEKPLVTDSTAVRAEKQLVQINAQLDSLARRAQKKVYNQKIREFTLYQDHQDIDGDIIALIKDMEAWQISRIKFMTMQTQDRVRYTNRYITIFSVMASVILLITLTVLIIYVLRTRSHQMVLDHGRKNALKMAKEKEEFLANMSHEIRTPMNAIAGFSKVLLQSKLSTVQKEQVSIIDKSSNHLIHILNDVLDFSRLQSGKIRLDVSLFDPSQVIEEAVQLLSQKAKEKQLELGFELQGMPARVSGDAFRLRQILLNLIFNSIKFTEEGSVQVHASFASDTLRIAVRDTGVGIPVDMQQKIFDEFEQVNKSDKQVGTGLGLSITKKLVDIHEGSIRLESELGRGTTFTIALPYVVVEQEVEEASESQLRFDLTGMHVLLADDEPFNVQLLQTILDAQSITYDVGRDGQQTYDLLCQNVYDVLLLDFRMPKMSGPEVATRLRQGSGPNANIPIVGLTATVSDHDQKTAQESGINHVIRKPFEPEELFRLMAKYTIRKKGQGIKHNVSVPYSMEGLSKMGDTKFVVDMTETFIHSTQENIQQFEAMVSQEDGVGAADALHKIIAPARHFKLMDLVGLLKETELSARSGETISSKRVAQIKEETHSVIEALQLYLQER from the coding sequence TTGAAAAGGTCACTCTTCCCATATTTCCTAAGTACATCCTTGTTGCTGCTTACCTTAGGAGCATCCGTGATTGGTTATTTTGCATACCGCAACCTCAACCATATCGTGAGCACCCTGGAGGATGAGGTCAAACCCAACTTGGACTTGATCATCTTGGGGCAGGTATCCATCGAACTAGGTCGGATGGAAGATGCCATCGAAGGGTATGTGTTCAATCAAGATACAGCCTACATGTCGGATTTCAAGGAGCGGACCCAACGAGCGATTGCGCATCTCGACGAACTCCGTGAGAGAAATACCGACCCTTCGTTTGGGCAATCCATTGATTCTCTCGAAAATCTGATTCTCAATAAAGTGACGGTGCTCAACCAAGCGGCTCATTTGGATATCTTATCGGTCGAAGAGACCCTATCAGCAATACCGCGCTTGGAAGGTGTCCAAGGGCAGCAATCCAAACCAAATACGATACCCGACACTTCCAAGCAAAAGAAAATAGGTTTTCTCCAGAAGCTGCTTGGCAAAAAAGAGAAACCCCTAGTGACAGATAGCACAGCTGTCCGTGCAGAAAAGCAACTCGTCCAGATCAATGCACAGCTCGACTCGCTCGCTCGAAGAGCACAAAAGAAAGTATACAATCAGAAGATTCGGGAATTTACCCTGTATCAGGATCATCAAGATATCGATGGTGATATCATCGCACTCATCAAGGACATGGAGGCCTGGCAAATCAGTCGAATCAAGTTTATGACGATGCAGACTCAAGATCGTGTACGCTATACCAATAGATACATTACGATATTTAGTGTGATGGCGTCTGTGATTCTACTTATCACGTTGACCGTACTGATTATCTATGTGCTACGTACGAGAAGTCACCAGATGGTGCTAGATCATGGACGAAAAAATGCCCTAAAGATGGCCAAAGAGAAGGAGGAGTTTCTCGCGAATATGAGTCATGAGATTCGTACACCTATGAACGCCATAGCTGGGTTTTCAAAAGTACTGCTGCAATCTAAACTTAGTACTGTACAAAAAGAACAGGTCAGTATCATTGACAAGTCGTCCAACCATCTTATCCATATCCTCAATGACGTGTTGGATTTTTCTCGCTTGCAATCGGGTAAGATCAGATTGGATGTGTCACTTTTTGACCCTTCGCAGGTGATCGAAGAAGCAGTACAGCTGCTCAGTCAAAAAGCCAAAGAAAAGCAACTGGAGCTGGGGTTTGAATTGCAAGGGATGCCCGCGCGCGTTTCTGGAGATGCCTTTCGTTTGCGTCAGATCCTACTCAATTTGATCTTCAATAGCATCAAGTTTACCGAGGAGGGAAGTGTCCAGGTCCATGCGAGTTTTGCGAGTGACACCCTGCGTATAGCTGTCCGTGATACCGGGGTTGGGATACCTGTGGATATGCAGCAGAAGATTTTTGATGAGTTTGAACAAGTCAATAAGAGTGACAAGCAAGTAGGGACTGGGTTGGGTTTGTCTATCACCAAGAAACTAGTGGATATCCATGAAGGAAGTATCCGTCTGGAGAGTGAATTAGGGCGTGGCACGACTTTCACGATAGCGCTGCCCTATGTCGTGGTAGAGCAAGAGGTAGAAGAGGCGAGTGAGTCACAGCTTCGGTTTGATTTGACGGGTATGCATGTACTCCTTGCCGATGACGAACCTTTCAATGTGCAGTTGCTGCAGACGATTCTGGATGCTCAGTCGATCACGTATGATGTGGGGAGAGATGGGCAGCAAACATATGACCTCTTGTGTCAAAACGTTTACGACGTATTGCTTTTGGATTTTCGAATGCCCAAAATGAGCGGGCCTGAGGTAGCAACACGCTTGAGGCAAGGGAGCGGGCCAAATGCGAATATTCCGATAGTGGGATTGACTGCTACTGTCTCGGATCATGATCAAAAAACGGCACAAGAATCCGGCATCAATCATGTGATTCGCAAGCCTTTCGAACCGGAAGAGTTGTTTCGACTTATGGCCAAGTATACCATAAGAAAGAAGGGCCAAGGGATCAAACATAACGTATCGGTACCCTATTCTATGGAAGGGCTGAGCAAAATGGGAGATACAAAATTCGTGGTAGATATGACGGAGACCTTCATACATAGCACGCAGGAGAATATCCAGCAGTTTGAAGCGATGGTGTCTCAGGAGGACGGGGTAGGAGCGGCGGATGCATTGCACAAGATCATAGCACCAGCCAGACATTTCAAGTTGATGGATCTGGTTGGTTTACTAAAAGAGACAGAATTGTCTGCCCGATCTGGAGAGACGATTTCTTCGAAGCGTGTGGCGCAAATCAAAGAAGAAACTCATTCGGTGATTGAAGCGCTTCAGTTATATTTACAAGAAAGATAA
- a CDS encoding low specificity L-threonine aldolase, which yields MTLIDLRSDTVTRPTPAMLEAMLSAQVGDDVFGEDPTVIRLENRLAEYFGKEAGLFCPSGTMANQIAIKINTQPGDQLICDQSSHIYHYEGGGAAFNSGVSLRMIAGDHGRFTAEDVLQNINANDIHFPKTALVCIENTSNKGGGSIWSIDEIKRIAQTATLNQLRMHLDGARIFHALTETKDDPLILGKYFNTLSICLSKGLGAPAGSVLLGSQESIQRAKRVRKIFGGAMRQIGYLAAAGLYALDHHIDRLSDDHRRAEQLAHWLGHKPYVKEIVYAGTNIVILKLNPEINEEQLLLQWKEKGILAVPFGKGHIRLVTHLDFNDQDMKELQRRI from the coding sequence TTGACATTGATAGACCTCCGCAGCGATACCGTCACACGCCCCACCCCTGCTATGCTAGAAGCCATGCTCTCAGCTCAAGTTGGTGACGATGTATTTGGAGAAGACCCTACCGTCATTCGTCTCGAAAATCGTCTCGCTGAGTACTTCGGCAAAGAAGCTGGACTCTTTTGTCCATCGGGGACTATGGCCAACCAAATCGCCATCAAAATCAATACTCAACCTGGGGACCAGCTGATCTGTGACCAAAGTTCACACATCTACCACTATGAAGGAGGTGGTGCAGCCTTCAACTCGGGTGTATCGCTGCGCATGATCGCAGGAGATCACGGGCGCTTCACCGCCGAAGACGTGCTCCAAAACATCAACGCAAACGACATTCATTTCCCAAAAACAGCACTAGTCTGCATCGAAAACACTTCAAACAAGGGAGGAGGCAGTATTTGGTCCATCGACGAAATCAAACGCATCGCTCAAACTGCCACACTCAACCAGTTGCGCATGCATCTCGATGGCGCACGAATCTTCCATGCGCTCACTGAGACCAAAGACGACCCCCTTATATTGGGCAAATACTTCAATACGCTATCGATCTGTCTCTCCAAAGGGCTCGGTGCACCTGCAGGATCCGTACTATTGGGCAGTCAAGAGTCCATCCAACGGGCCAAACGTGTCCGAAAAATATTTGGAGGAGCCATGCGTCAGATTGGATACCTCGCAGCTGCGGGACTCTACGCTCTCGATCATCACATCGATAGACTCTCAGATGATCACCGTCGTGCCGAGCAATTGGCACATTGGCTTGGACACAAGCCTTATGTAAAAGAAATCGTCTATGCGGGCACCAACATCGTTATCCTCAAATTGAACCCAGAGATAAATGAAGAACAGTTGCTTCTTCAATGGAAAGAAAAAGGCATACTGGCCGTGCCATTCGGCAAAGGGCATATCCGTCTGGTGACGCACCTCGACTTTAACGACCAGGACATGAAGGAATTGCAACGACGGATTTGA
- a CDS encoding transposase: MSLLLPEGMLDYFEVVSMRLKDKTYFIYLEEKNIHPQQFKGDKLTSKGFFDEVSIQDFPLRGKPCYLKIKRRKWLNEDTGKNVSRDWKMVATGTRMTEEFALFLKRNSWIPSL, from the coding sequence TTGAGTCTATTATTACCTGAGGGTATGTTGGATTATTTCGAAGTAGTGTCCATGAGGCTAAAGGACAAAACGTATTTCATTTATTTGGAAGAGAAGAATATCCACCCTCAGCAGTTCAAAGGAGATAAATTGACCTCCAAAGGATTCTTTGATGAGGTTTCCATTCAAGATTTTCCTCTTCGCGGCAAGCCCTGCTATCTTAAGATCAAGCGTAGGAAGTGGCTCAATGAGGATACTGGCAAAAATGTAAGCAGGGATTGGAAAATGGTAGCAACAGGTACGCGGATGACAGAGGAATTCGCGCTTTTTTTAAAACGGAACTCCTGGATTCCAAGCCTATAA